In one window of Bifidobacterium crudilactis DNA:
- the nadC gene encoding carboxylating nicotinate-nucleotide diphosphorylase, with the protein MLTRAHARAVIEAALEEDAPYGDITCAYAMDGCSRGSARLVAREAGVMSGAQVFAEVFGIQNSRSHVVSLTQDGESFAPGQVLAEVDGYVGDVLSAERVALNFVQRMCGIATMTAAFVAASGGSHARISDTRKTTPGLRAFEKYAVTCGGGVNHRQGLSDAVMLKDNHLAALAAQGLSAGQAVRRIRSQVGHTTHIEVEIDRLDQLNDVLSGHPDSIMFDNFSTEDMAEGVRRVDGRAIVEASGNMTLARIPEVAKTGVDIISVGALTHSVSSIDLALDWSDRNARP; encoded by the coding sequence ATGCTGACAAGAGCACATGCCAGAGCAGTGATTGAAGCCGCTCTCGAAGAGGACGCGCCTTACGGCGACATCACCTGTGCATACGCGATGGATGGTTGCAGCAGAGGAAGCGCTCGACTGGTGGCCCGGGAAGCGGGCGTCATGAGCGGGGCTCAGGTCTTCGCGGAGGTTTTCGGCATTCAGAATTCCCGGAGCCATGTCGTTTCCCTGACGCAGGACGGCGAATCTTTCGCACCTGGGCAAGTGCTGGCGGAGGTCGACGGATACGTCGGTGATGTGCTGTCTGCGGAACGCGTGGCGTTGAATTTCGTGCAGCGTATGTGCGGCATCGCCACCATGACCGCAGCCTTCGTCGCAGCATCGGGCGGCTCCCATGCGCGGATAAGCGATACGCGCAAGACCACTCCGGGACTGCGGGCATTCGAGAAATATGCGGTCACATGCGGCGGAGGCGTGAATCATCGACAGGGACTTTCCGATGCGGTGATGCTGAAGGACAATCATCTCGCGGCGCTCGCCGCCCAGGGGCTCAGCGCAGGTCAGGCCGTCCGCCGCATCCGTTCGCAGGTCGGGCATACCACGCATATAGAAGTCGAAATCGACCGTCTGGACCAGTTGAACGATGTGCTCTCCGGGCATCCCGACAGCATCATGTTCGATAATTTCAGCACGGAGGATATGGCGGAGGGCGTGCGCAGAGTCGATGGCCGAGCAATCGTCGAGGCGAGCGGAAACATGACGCTCGCGCGTATACCCGAAGTCGCAAAGACAGGGGTGGATATCATCTCCGTCGGAGCTCTGACGCATAGCGTCAGCAGTATCGACCTCGCTTTGGATTGGTCGGACCGCAATGCGCGACCCTGA
- a CDS encoding cysteine desulfurase family protein: protein MRDPDDSVRAAGNLYLDSAASEAADPDVIKAMLPYMLQEYANPSSVHAQGKAAAASLRKAKSEIAGHLGARAGEVIITSGGTESDNLAIKGIAMGMAGGDASQVSRTDIVISAIEHPSVRESAYWLERHFGYRVREAPVDADARIDLSRLREMVGARTALVSVMLANNEVGTIQPIREVARIAHSCGAVMHTDAVQAAGLIPISMADLGVDAMSISGHKFGTPKGMGVLLLRSSVPYEALISGGGQERGIRSGTENVAAAVAMAVALRKSLGALESRNALLLDSAHTLCEAVKRAIPGVILTGDQKHRLPGHVSMVFPGVSGEALLVELDVLGISCSSASACAAGRTQASPTLLAMGFDRVTAKSSLRMTFRRALSTTDIALIAGRLKDSVHALTV, encoded by the coding sequence ATGCGCGACCCTGACGATTCGGTCCGGGCAGCAGGCAATCTGTATCTGGACTCGGCGGCAAGCGAAGCCGCAGACCCCGACGTCATCAAAGCCATGCTGCCCTACATGCTCCAGGAATACGCGAATCCTTCAAGCGTGCACGCACAGGGGAAGGCGGCCGCCGCCAGTTTGCGCAAGGCCAAATCAGAAATCGCCGGTCATCTGGGCGCCAGGGCCGGAGAGGTGATAATCACGTCAGGAGGAACGGAATCAGACAACCTCGCCATCAAGGGGATAGCGATGGGGATGGCCGGAGGCGATGCTTCACAGGTCTCGCGCACGGATATCGTCATATCGGCGATTGAACATCCCTCAGTGCGGGAATCGGCGTACTGGCTTGAACGACACTTCGGTTACCGTGTCAGGGAGGCTCCGGTCGACGCAGACGCCCGTATCGATCTGTCAAGGCTTCGGGAGATGGTCGGTGCGCGTACCGCACTGGTTTCGGTCATGCTGGCGAATAACGAGGTCGGTACGATACAGCCGATACGCGAGGTCGCGAGGATTGCCCATTCCTGCGGTGCCGTGATGCATACGGATGCGGTACAGGCCGCTGGACTGATACCCATCAGCATGGCGGATCTGGGTGTGGATGCGATGAGCATATCCGGCCATAAATTCGGAACGCCGAAAGGCATGGGGGTGTTGTTGTTGCGATCATCCGTGCCCTATGAGGCTCTGATTTCCGGAGGTGGGCAGGAGCGGGGAATCCGTTCGGGTACTGAGAACGTGGCCGCCGCCGTCGCGATGGCGGTGGCGCTTCGTAAGTCCTTGGGGGCCTTGGAGTCTCGCAACGCTCTGCTGCTGGATTCGGCTCATACGCTCTGCGAAGCCGTGAAGCGTGCGATTCCCGGCGTGATATTGACCGGCGACCAGAAGCATAGGCTGCCAGGGCACGTTTCCATGGTGTTCCCAGGTGTCTCGGGTGAGGCATTGCTGGTGGAGCTGGATGTGCTCGGCATCAGCTGCTCAAGCGCTTCGGCATGTGCGGCAGGGAGAACGCAGGCTTCGCCGACTTTGCTGGCCATGGGATTCGACCGCGTCACGGCGAAGTCTTCTTTACGGATGACGTTCCGCAGGGCTCTCAGCACCACGGATATAGCGCTCATCGCCGGGCGTTTGAAGGATTCAGTGCACGCATTGACGGTTTGA